Genomic DNA from Natronincola ferrireducens:
TGGATCAACCTATATTAGAAATGCATGATATCCTCAAGGTATTTCCAGGAGTAAAGGCACTCGAGGGTGTTCATCTAAAAATATATTCTGGTCAAGTAATGGCTTTAATTGGAGAAAATGGTGCAGGTAAATCTACCCTTATGAAAATTCTCAGTGGGGTTTATAAAAAAGATGGTGGAGAGATCTATTATAAAGGGGAAAGGATTGATATCAAAGATCCTAAGCATGCCCAACAATTAGCCATTGCCATCATTCATCAAGAGTTAAACTTAATTCCCCATTTAAGTGTTGCAGAAAATATATTTTTAGGAAGAGAATATATTCATTCTATTACAAAGAAGATTGATTGGAAAAAAATGCATGAAGAGAGTAGGAAATTACTAGATGCATTAAATATAGATGTAAAATCTACAACATTAGTAGAAGAACTAAGTATAGGAAAACAGCAGATGATAGAAATAGCAAAAGCGCTTTCTCTTAACGCTGAAATCATTATTATGGATGAACCTACAGATGCCCTAACTACAAAGGAGACAGAAAGTCTTTTTAATGCAATTAACAAATTAAAGCTAGAAGGAAAAGCCATCATTTATATATCCCATAGAATGGAAGAAATTTTCGAAATTTGTGATTACTACACGGTATTGAGGGATGGAAAATATGTTAGCAGTGATTTGATAGAAAATACTGATGAAGAAGGCATTATACAGATGATGGTAGGGAGAAAACTTGAGGATAAGTTTCCAAGAATAATTAACCAAGCAGGAACTGAAATTTTAAAGGTTATTAATATAAATAATGAATTTGTTAAGGATATAAGCTTTTCATTGAAAAAAGGAGAAGTTTTAGGAATTGCAGGACTTATGGGGGCTGGAAGAACAGAACTGGCAAAAACCATATTTGGTGCTATTAAAATGAGTTCTGGCGAAATGTATATTGATAATCACCCGTTAAAAATTAAACATCCAAAGGATGCTATTGATGCAGGTATTGCATATACATCTGAAAATAGAAAGGAAGAAGGTTTGATTCTTGAGCTTTCTGTTAAGGATAACATGACACTATCTTCTTTAAAGGAATTATTAGGAGTAATAGGGAGAATAGATGGCAAAAAAGAAAAGGGATATGTAAAGGAATATGTAGAAAAAATGCAAATCAAAACCCCTGGAATCCATCAAATTATTAAGAATTTAAGTGGAGGAAATCAGCAAAAAGTTGTTTTATCTAAGTGGATGATGACGAATCCAAAAGTTTTGATACTAGATGAACCCACTAGAGGAGTTGATGTGGGTGCAAAAACAGAAATATATCGCCTTATTAATGAATTAAAGAAAAAGGATGTAGGGATTATTGTCATTTCATCGGAGCTACCAGAGCTTTTAGGAATCACCGATAGAATTGTTGTAATGTATCAAGGAAGAATAACTGGTGAATTTGATCGAGATGAAGCTACCCAAGAAAGAATTATGAAATGTGCAGTGGGAAACTAGGAGGTTATCTATGAAAAAAGATGATTTACTGAATAAAGAATTCATTTATAAATTTAGGTCACTAATTGGTTTGCTAATCCTTGTTATCATATTATCATTACTATCACCAAGATTTCTAACATTTTCCAACCTGACAAATGTTTTAAGACAAACGTCGTTAAATGCTATTATTGCAGTAGGTATGACATTTGTTATTCTTACAGGTGGTATCGATTTATCGGTTGGCTCCATATTGGCGTTGTCTAGTGCTGTAACAGCTGGATTATTGGTGGAAGGATATTCTGTTGTTATAGCAGTATTGATAGGTCTTATTATAGGAGGTGTGATTGGGGCTTTTAATGGCATTGTTATAACAAGAGGTAAGATTCCTCCATTTATTACAACCTTAGCGGTTATGACACTAGTTAGGGGTGCTACTCTAGTCTATACTGGAGGACAGCCTATTACAGGATTAGGAACTGTCTTTAGAAAAATTGGAACAGGATATATTCCTTTTATCAATATTCCTGTACCAGTAATTGTTATGCTTTTTATATTTCTAATAGCCTACTACACTCTTTCCCAAACAAGATTTGGAAGATATGTTTATGCATTGGGAGGCAATGAGGAAGCTGCGAGACTTTCGGGTATCAATACCAACAGAGTAAAGACAATGGTTTATTCTATTAGTGGTATGTTAGCGGCATTAAGTGGAATTATCTTAACTTCACGCTTGAATTCAGCTCAACCAACTGCAGGAGAAGGCTACGAACTAGATGCTATTGCTGCT
This window encodes:
- a CDS encoding sugar ABC transporter ATP-binding protein, with the translated sequence MDQPILEMHDILKVFPGVKALEGVHLKIYSGQVMALIGENGAGKSTLMKILSGVYKKDGGEIYYKGERIDIKDPKHAQQLAIAIIHQELNLIPHLSVAENIFLGREYIHSITKKIDWKKMHEESRKLLDALNIDVKSTTLVEELSIGKQQMIEIAKALSLNAEIIIMDEPTDALTTKETESLFNAINKLKLEGKAIIYISHRMEEIFEICDYYTVLRDGKYVSSDLIENTDEEGIIQMMVGRKLEDKFPRIINQAGTEILKVININNEFVKDISFSLKKGEVLGIAGLMGAGRTELAKTIFGAIKMSSGEMYIDNHPLKIKHPKDAIDAGIAYTSENRKEEGLILELSVKDNMTLSSLKELLGVIGRIDGKKEKGYVKEYVEKMQIKTPGIHQIIKNLSGGNQQKVVLSKWMMTNPKVLILDEPTRGVDVGAKTEIYRLINELKKKDVGIIVISSELPELLGITDRIVVMYQGRITGEFDRDEATQERIMKCAVGN
- the rbsC gene encoding ribose ABC transporter permease — translated: MKKDDLLNKEFIYKFRSLIGLLILVIILSLLSPRFLTFSNLTNVLRQTSLNAIIAVGMTFVILTGGIDLSVGSILALSSAVTAGLLVEGYSVVIAVLIGLIIGGVIGAFNGIVITRGKIPPFITTLAVMTLVRGATLVYTGGQPITGLGTVFRKIGTGYIPFINIPVPVIVMLFIFLIAYYTLSQTRFGRYVYALGGNEEAARLSGINTNRVKTMVYSISGMLAALSGIILTSRLNSAQPTAGEGYELDAIAAVVLGGSSLSGGKGSIGGTLIGALIIGILNNGLNLLDVSPFYQLMAKGAVILLAVLLDKNK